The DNA window GGGAGATGAAGGAACGCATCGCCGGACTGGTCGGCCCCACCGCCGAACGCATGTGGATCTCCACCTTCCACTCCTCCTGTGTGCGCATCCTGCGCGCCGAGGCCGCGCACCTGGGCCGCAAGTCCACCTTCACGATCTACGACGCCGCCGATTCGCTGCGGCTGATCACCACGATCGCCAAGATGCATGATCTGGACCCCAAGCGGTTCGCCCCACGCGCGATCAAGAACAAGATCTCTTCGCTGAAGAACGAGCTCGTCGACGCCGAGACCTTCCAGGCCACTGCGCCCAATGAGCCGTTCTCCGAAGCGGTGGCCACCGTCTATCGCGAATACACCGAGCGGCTGCGTGCGGCCAACGCCTATGACTTCGACGACCTGCTGGCCGAGACCGTGTGGATGTTCGACGCCTTCCCCGCTCTGCTGGACAACTACCGGCGTCGCTTCCGTCACGTGCTGGTCGATGAGTATCAGGACACCAACCACGCCCAGTACCGGCTGGTCCGCCAGCTCACCGGCGGCCGGGAGGACGTGCAGACCGAGCCGGCCGAGCTGACTGTGGTCGGCGACTCCGATCAGTCGATCTATGCCTTCCGCGGCGCCGACATCCGCAACATCGTGGAGTTCGAGCGCGACTATCCGGAGGCCACCACCATCAAGCTGGAGCAGAACTACCGCTCCACCCAGACCATCCTCGACGCCGCCAACGGCGTGATCTCCCAGAACCCGGGCCGCCAAGAGAAGAAGCTGTGGACCGACGAGGGCGAGGGTGCTCCGGTGCGCCTGCACGTGGCGCCTTCGGAGAACGATGAGGCCGACTGGATCGCCCGGACCATCGACGAGCTCGGTGACTCTGAGGGCCTCCGCCCCTCCGACGTGGCGGTGTTCTACCGCACCAACGCGCAGTCCCGTTCCCTGGAGGAGCGGCTGATCAACCGCGGGATCCCCTACCGAGTCATCGGCGGCACCCGCTTCTATGACCGTAAGGAGATCAAGGACGCGCTGGCCTACCTGCACGTCATCAACAACCCCGACGACGACGTCAACCTGCGGCGGATCCTCAACGAGCCCAAGCGCGGGATCGGGGACCGGGCCGAAGGTGCCGTCGCGGCACTGGCCCAGCGGGACCGGACCACCTTCTTCGAAGCGCTTCGCCGCGCCGAGCAGGCCCCGGCCATCGCCACGCGCTCGCTGAAGGCCATCAACTCCTTCGTCCGGATGATGGATGACCTGATCCAGCTGAACCAGGACGAGAAGCCCTCGGTGGTGCTGGAGGCCGTGCTGGAGCAGTCCGGGATGATGGAGGCTCTGCGCCAGTCCAAGGACCTGCAGGACGAGTCCCGTGCGGACAACCTGGGCGAGCTCGTGGCCGTGGTCAAGGAGTATGAGGCCGACGCCTCGGCCTCCGATGCTTCGGCCTCCGACGCCGGGATGTCCAGTGCCGAGGAGCAGCCGGAGGAGGCGGCGTCGCCGGATCAGCCTGCGGGCCGGGGCACACTGGCCGGCTTCCTCGAGCAGGTCAGCCTGATCGCCGACGCCGATGCCATCCCGTCGGCCGGCGATGAGGAGTCTGAGCGGCTGGCCCGTGAGCAGGGTCAGGTCACACTGATGACTCTGCACACTGCGAAGGGACTCGAATTTCCTGTGGTCTTCCTCACAGGGATGGAGCATGGGATCTTCCCGCACTCACGGTCCATGTCGGATCCCGAGCAGCTGGCAGAGGAGCGTCGGCTGGCCTATGTGGGGCTGACCCGCGCCCGGAAGCGGCTCTATCTCTCCCGCGCGGAGTCCCGCCACCTGTGGGGCCAGCACCAGTACAACCCGCCCAGCCAGTTCCTCTCCGAGATCCCCGAAGACCTGCTCGAGCACAGCGGATCGTCCTCCTCGGGATCGCTCAGCGGAGGTTTCACCGGATGGGGGTCCGGATCCATCTACAGCGGCGGATCCCCCGGGTCTCGGGGATCAGCCTCAGCCGCCTACGGCTCGGCGAACTCCTCCCATCGGTCCGCCTCACTGCCCGGGAGCACCGCCGGCTCTGCCCCGCAGCAGGTCAACCCGGACCGGGAGGTCCCCAGCCTCAGCCCCGGAGACCGGGTCAGCCACCGGAAGTTCGGTGAGGGGGAGGTCATCGCCGTCGAAGGCACAGGTGATAAGACCGTGGCGAAGGTCAGCTTCACCGGAACGGAGAAGAGACTTCTCCTGCGATATGCTCCAGTGGAGAAGGTCGGCTGAGGCCTGCCTTCGCACCAAGAGATGACTTCGACGCAGAAGGACACAACCCGTGGACCTGTATGAGTACCAGGCGCGCGATCTGTTCGAGGCACACGGAGTTCCCGTGCTGGCCGGAATCGTGGCGCAGACCCCGGAAGAGGCGAAGGCGGCAGCCGAGCAGATCGGCGGCACCGTCGTCGTCAAGGCTCAGGTGAAGGTGGGCGGCCGCGGCAAGGCCGGCGGCGTGAAGCTCGCCAAGAGCGCTGATGAGGCGTATGAGCACGCACAGGCCATCCTCGGAATGGACATCAAGGGCCACACCGTCAACCGCGTGATGATCGCCCAGGGCGCTGAGATCGTTGAGGAGTACTACTTCTCCATCCTGCTGGACCGGGCGAACCGCAACTACCTCGCCATGTGCTCCAAAGAGGGCGGCGTCGAGATCGAGCAGCTCGCTGAGGAGCGGCCCGAGGCTCTGGCCCGCGTCAACTTCGACCCGAACACCGGCGTGACCGCCGAGGTGGCCAAGGACATCGCGCAGCAGGCAGGCTTCCCTGCCGAGCAGCACGAGGAGCTGGCTCAGGTCTTCCAGCAGCTGTGGACCGTGTTCTCCGAGGAGGACGCCACTCTGGTGGAGGTCAACCCGCTGGTGAAGACCGGCGAGGGCAGGATCATCGCCCTCGACGGCAAGGTCACCGTGGACGAAAACGCAGACTTCCGTCACCCCTCCCACTCGGAGCTGGTGGACGAGTCCGCTGAGGACCCGCTGGAGGCCAGGGCCAAGGCGAACGACCTCAACTACGTCAAGCTCGACGGCCAGGTGGGCATCATCGGCAACGGCGCCGGTCTGGTCATGTCCACCCTGGATGTCGTCGCCTACGCAGGCGAGGCACACGGCGGCGTGAAGCCGGCGAACTTCCTGGACATCGGCGGCGGCGCATCCGCAGAGGTCATGGCCAACGGCCTGGACGTCATCCTCGGCGATGACCAGGTGAGCTCCGTGTTCGTCAACGTCTTCGGCGGCATCACCTCCTGTGATGCTGTGGCCACCGGCATCGTCAAGGCGCTGGAGATCCTCGGCGACGCCGCCACCAAGCCGCTCGTGGTCCGCCTCGACGGCAACAACGTGGAGGAGGGCCGCCGCATCCTGGCAGAGGCCAACCACCCGCTGGTCACCACCGCCGACACCATGGACGCCGGTGCCGACAAGGCTGCTGAACTCGCCAACTCTGCGCTGGCCAACAAGTAAGGACCTCTACACTCATGTCTATCTACCTGAACAAGGACTCCAAGGTCATCGTCCAGGGCATCACCGGCGGCGAGGGCACCAAGCACACCCGTCTGATGCTGAAGGCCGGCACCAACATCGTCGGCGGCGTGAATGCACGCAAGGCCGGCACCACGGTCGAGCACCAGGACAAGGACGGCAACGACATCGAGCTGCCCGTCTTCGGCTCGGTCTCCGAGGCGATGGAGAAGTCCGGCGCAGACGTGTCGGTCGCCTTCGTCCCGCCGAAGTTCGCCAAGGACGCGGCCATCGAGGCCATCGAGGCCGGCATCGGTCTGCTGGTGGTCATCACTGAGGGCATCCCGGTGCAGGACTCCGCTGAGTTCTACAACCTGGCCGCCCAGAAGACCGGCCCCGACGGCAAGCCCGTCACCCGGATCATCGGCCCGAACTGCCCCGGCATCATCACCCCGGGCGAGGCTCTGGCAGGCATCACTCCGGCCAACATCACCGAGTCCGGCCCCATCGGTCTGGTCTCCAAGTCGGGCACCCTGACCTACCAGATGATGTACGAGCTGCGGGACATCGGCTTCTCCACCTCCATCGGCATCGGCGGTGACCCGGTCATCGGCACCACTCACATCGATGCTCTCGAGGCCTTCGAGAACGATCCCGACACCAAGGCCATCGTGATGATCGGCGAGATCGGCGGCGACGCCGAGGAGCGTGCCGCTGAGTACATCAAGGCCAACGTCACCAAGCCGGTCGTCGGCTACGTGGCAGGCTTCACCGCTCCGGAGGGCAAGACCATGGGCCACGCAGGCGCCATCGTCTCCGGCTCCTCCGGCACTGCGGACGCCAAGAAGGAAGCACTCGAGGCCGCAGGCGTGAAGGTCGGCAAGACCCCGTCTGAGACCGCCGAGCTGCTCCGCGAGGTCTACAAGGGCTGATGCTCTGACGCGGTGCGCTCAGCGCGCACCTGACTGTGGCCCGCACTCTCCCCAACGGAGAGGGCGGGCCACAGCTGTCTCTGGGCGGCGGCGCATCATGACTCCGGACCGGAGGGGCCGTATGAAGTGCGCTGAGCGGAAAGCGCCTCTACCGGTGGGCGCGCTTCTCCTGTGACCGGCTGCCCCAGGATGCGGCACTGCTGAAGCAGGGTCTGCGGCTCAGTCCTCGCCGTGGCCGTCCGTGGGCAGGGTCTCCATAGCGAAGCGGATGTGCTCCTCCACCAGCTCAGCGCTGCGCTGAGGTTCCTGCTCCCTGATCGCGGCATGGATCCGGTGGTGCTGCTCCTGAAGGGTGATCTGCACCTCGGAGGGGGCTCCGTGGGAGTGGAACGCCTCCAGGATGGTCTGCTTCAGGGAGCTGCGGATGGCTGTGGTGAGATCGGCGACCAGCCGGTTGCCGGCCGCCTCTGCGATGGCGACGTGGAAGGCGGTGTCGGCGTCGTTGAACTCCTCCACAGTGGAGGACCTCTCCATCGCTTCCAAGGCCTGGTCGATCTGCGCGAGCTGGGGCTCCTCCGCCTGCTGCGCGGCGAGCATGGCGCTGGCCCGCTCCAAGGCGATGCGGGCCTCCGCGACGTCGTCGAGGGGGAAGTTGGACAGCCCGATGTGCATCCGGAGCAGACGGGTCAGCCCCTCGCTGGGGAGCGCGGTGACGCGCGTCCCGGCCGAGCGGCCGGAGCCCACCTGGGACTGCAGCGCCCCCTGGGACTCCAGTATTCGGATGGCCTCACGGACGCTGGCCCGGCTCACCTGCAGTTGGGAGGCCAGCTCCCGTTCCGGCGGGAGCAGGTCTCCCACAGCCAGCCGGCCTGCGGTGACCTGTTCCTCGATCGCGTCGAGCACCAGCTCATGGGCACGGCTGCGCGGGATCGGCTCCCAGGAGATCGGCGTGCGGCTGGAGTTCTCGGCTGAGTCAGGCATAGCCCTTTTCTATCACCGCAGCTGCGGTCCTTCCGTGTGTGGTCCTCATCGGCGGCCGGCGGTGGGAGTCTCCACGCGCGGGGCGGCGGAGCTGCGGCGCACGACGACGCCGGCGGCCAGCGGCAGACCCAGGACCAAGGTCCCGAGGACCAGGGTACCCAGGTTCAGCCCGGCACCGTGGGCAATGATGTAACTGATCGCCCCGGCGGCGGTGCAGTAGTACAGGGTGACCGGCAGGACCCGGCGCAGGAGGTCGCCCTCCCTGCCGAGCAGACCCACAGTGGCGGAGGCGGCGACGATGTTGTGGACGGAGATCGGATTGCCTCCGGCTCCACCGACGGCCTGTGCGGCGACCACCGTCTCCGGGCTGACCCCGATATGGCTGCCGGTGGACCACTGGAACTGGGAGAAGGTCAGGTTGGAGATGGTGTTGGAGCCCGCGACGAAGGCGCCCAAGGCCCCGAGGAACGGGGCGAGGAACGGCCAGTATCCGCCGGAGACTGCCGCGGCACCCTCGGCGAGGATGACCGGCATGCTCTCCATGCCGGAGTCGTTGGTCCCGGACTGCAGCAGGATCCGGACCAGAGGCACGGCGAAGAAGAGCGCCGCGGCGGTGCCGGCGAGCTGTCGGCCTGCGACCTGCCAGGTGCGGAGGACCTGGGAGCCGGACATCCGGTAGATCACATACCCGCAGGCCACCGCCATCAGAAGCATGAACCCGGGGAGGTAGAAGGGCTCCACCGTGGGGCTGATCCCCTCAACCCCCAGCAGGTCGCTGAACTCGAACAGGGTGACTCCGGGAGTGTTCAGGAGCTCCTCGAGCGGCTCCAGCACGCGGGTGGCGACCAACAGTCCGGCCAGCACCAGGTAGGGGGACCAGGCCCGGACCATCCCGATCCGCCGACCTGCGGCGAGCGCCTTCGGCTTCTCCTGCGCGATCCGGCCGGTCCAGCTGGTCTCCCAGTCGCTTCGGGGCCCGAACTCGAAGGTCCTCTTGGGCATCAGGAATCCCTTGGAGGAGGTGACCATGACGATGACCAGGCCGGTCAGCCCACCCAGCATGGCAGGGAACTCCGGCCCCAGGAACGTGGCGACCAGTGCGGAGGGCACGATCACTGCCAGGGAGGCGTAGAGGGCGAAGGGGGCGATCCGCAGGCCGTCTGCGAAGCTCCGCTCCGGGCCGAAGAAGCCGGTCAGGAGCGTGACGATGATCAGCGGGATGAGCAGCCCGACGACCGCATGGATCAGCGCTACGCTGAGCCCGATCTCCGCGATGTACTCAGCGTAGGTGACGTCCTGCTCCAGCAGGCGTGCCTGCATGGCGTCGGAGTTCTGGTCCAGGCCGTTGCCCACGCCGATGAGGATGGGTGTCCCCACTGCGCCGAAGCTCACCGGGGTCGTCTGTACGATCAGGCCCACCATCACCGCCGCCATCGCCGGGAATCCCATGGCCAGCAGCAGCGGGGCGACGACGGCGGCTGTGGTGCCGTAGCCCGAGGTTCCCTCGATGAAGGAGCCGAAGCACCAGCCGATGATGATCGCCTGAACCCGGCGGTCGGGGGAGATGCGGTTGAAGCCGGCTTTGATGGTCTCCATGGCCCCGGAGGCCATCACCGTGGCCAGCAGGAGCAGGGCTCCGAAGATGATGTAGAGCATGGTGCCGGCGATGATCAGCCCCTCCACGGAGGCCGCGGCGATGGCGGCGGGTGCCATGTCCCAGCTGAGCCATGCGACGCAAACGGCGACCACATAGCCCACGGGCATGGCATATTTCGCCGGCCAGCGGAAGCCGGCCAGGAGAAGGCCGACCGTGACGATGGGGGCGATGGCCAGCATGCTGTACCAGGCGATGGAGTCCATGGGGCGCTGTTCCTCCGGGGCGGGTTGCACCATCATGTGGTCTGACCATTGGAGGCTAGTGAGAATTGTGATCTGCGTCAACAAGAATTTTGGACCCCCAAGTGGCAAGGGGGCCCGTTGACGATGTGATCCTCGTTGCCCTATCCTCTATGAGGTCAGACCACATGATGGTGCAGCGTGTCCCCGAGGAGCAGGTTCCATGGTCCAGCGTCAATTTCCCAAGCCGCGCGACCTTGCGCCGCTGATGCAGTTCAAGAAGTTCGACTTCAACGCCAGCCGGCGTCGGCTCAGCGCCGCGCTGACCATCGAGGATCTGCGGACGATCGCCAAACGGCGCACCCCCAAGGCGGCCTTCGACTACACCGACGGTGCGGCGGAGGGTGAGTTCTCCATTCGCCGGGCGCGCGAGGGCTTCGAGGATGTCCAGTTCAACCCGTCGATCCTGCGCGACGTCTCTGCAGTGGACACCTCCGTCAGCATCTTCGGCGGCCCCTCTGCCCAGCCCTTCGGCATTGCCCCCACCGGTTTCACCCGCCTGATGCAGACCGAGGGGGAGGCCGCAGGGGCGGGTGCCGCAGGCGCGGCGGGGATCCCGTTCACACTCTCCACGCTGGGGACCACCAGCATCGAGGATGTGCAGGCCGCGAATCCGCAGGGGCGCAACTGGTTCCAGCTCTATGTGATGAAACAGCGGGAGATCTCCTACGGCTTGGTCGAGCGCGCCGCCGCCTCCGGCTTCGATACCCTCTTCTTCACCGTGGACACTCCGGTCGCCGGGGCCCGCCTGCGGGATAGGCGCAACGGCTTCTCCATCCCTCCGCAGCTGAGCCTGAGCACTGTGATCAACGCGATTCCGCGGCCCTGGTGGTGGTATGACTTCCTGACCACTCCGCCGCTGGAGTTCGCCTCCCTGTCCTCCACCGGCGGGACGGTCGGTGAGCTGCTGGACGCCGCGATGGACCCCTCCATCAGCTTCGAGGACCTGAAGATCATCCGGGAGCTCTTCCCCGGCAAGATCGTCGTCAAGGGTGTTCAGAACGTGGAGGACTCCCGCACGCTGGCCGATCTGGGCGTGGACGGCGTCGTGCTCTCCAACCACGGCGGTCGGCAGCTGGACCGGGCGCCGGTGCCCTTCCACCTGCTGCCGGAGGTGGTCCGTGAGGTCGGGGACGATCTCGAGGTGACCATGGACACCGGCATCATGAACGGCGCTGACGTCGTCGCCTCGCTGGCGATGGGCGCGAAGTTCACCTTCGTGGGCCGGGCCTACCTCTACGGGCTGATGGCCGGAGGTCGAGCCGGGGTGGACCGGGCGATCGAGATCCTCAGCGATCAGGTCGAGCGCACCATGAAGCTGCTGGAGGTCTCCACAGTGGAGGAGCTGGAGCCCAAGCACGTCACCCAGCTGCAGCGGCTGGCTCCCCGCGCCCAGGTCCGGCCGGAGGCGGCACGGGCCGCCTCCGGCGCCTGACCTGGGCCGTCAGGTCAGGTCAGGCGGGGAACTGCGGCTGATCCTCCAACCGGGGTTCGGGCAGATCCGGGACGATCATCACCGGCCCGGCGGCCGCGGTGAGCACCGAACGGGAGGTGGAGCCCAGCAGGGCGCTGCGGATGCCTCCGCGTCCGCGCGTCCCGACCACGGTCAGCTGAGCCTCCGCGGACCTCTGGGCCAACACGTCGTCGGCGGCACCGACCTCGACGACGCCGCTGACCTGGGCCCCCGGAACCCGGCTCTGCAGCCAGGCGGCCTCGGCCTGAGCATGCTCTTCGAGTTCGCGGCGGCGCTGTTCGGCGTAGGAGCTGTCGAATCCGATGTCCGGATACCAGCCGGTCACATCGTCCAGCGGCAGCAGGGCGATGATCGCGTGCAGCGGGGCACCGCGCTCCGCGGCGGCCTCAGCGGCCTGCAGAGCTGCGACGCGGGAGATCGAGGAGCCGTCCACGCCGACCACCACCGGCCGCGGGTCCTGCGCGGGGGAGAAGCGTCCGCCGTCGGGCCCGACGCCGGCCTGCGGGTCATAGGAGGCGGGCACGATCACCGTCGGGCAGTGGGCATGGGCGGGCACTGCGGTGGCGACCGATCCCACGATCCTCCCCACGAAGCCGCCCCGGCCGCGTCCCCCGAGGACCACCAGCTGCGCTGAGGCCGAGAGCTTCACCAGCACTCCGGCGGCGTCGCCCTCCACGGAGTGGGCGACCACGTGGCCGGGATAGTCCTGCAGGTACTCGTGGGCCTGCGCCAGCACAGCCTCGGAATCCTGCCGCGGGAGATCCGCCTCTCCCTCCGGCGGCAGGGCGGCCAGCGTGCTGTAGAACTGAGCAGGGAGCCGGTAGGCGTTGACCACGGTCAGCTGCGAGTTCCGGCGCTGCGCGGCACGAGCAGCGTAGTGGAGGGCCAGGAAGCTCTGCTCGGACCCGTCGAAGCCGACCACCACGCCCAGCGTGCGCTCGGCGTCGTTCAGGGGCGTCAGAGTGTGGGGGTTGGGAGTCATGGAATGTTCCTCTCTCTCGTCGGGGATGCTGAAGTGCCCGGGGTTGCGAGTCTACGCCTCTGCGGCGGTCATGTGGGCGGTCGGGCGGAAGAACGTCCCACGCCCCGCCGGCGGCAGACGGGCGAGGTCAGGCCACGGAGACGCCCAGGACTGCTCCCAGCGCGTAGGTTAGCGCCGCAGCACCCAGTCCGATGGCCAGCTGACGCAGGCCGCGGGAGAGCGGGCTGGCCCCAGAGAGCAGACCCACCACTGCGCCGGTGCACATCAGCGCGGTGCCCACCAGTGCGGTGGAGATCCCGACGGCGATCCAGCCCACGGCGCCGATGAGATAGGGAAGGATCGGGATCAGCGCCCCGACGGCGAAGAAGCAGAAGCTCGAGCCGGCCGCAGTCCACGCGGAGCCGACCACCTCGTAGCCGTCCCAGGCGTCTGCCTCATCCTCGGCGTCCTTGGGCACGGAGAGCTCGGGCCGGCAGTCACATTCGAAGGCCCCCAGGCGCTCCAGGGCACGGTGCTCGGCATCCTCGCGGCTCAGTCCGCGCGCTCGGTAGACCAGCACCAGCTCGTTATGGTCCAGGTCCAGGTCAGGGGCGGCACGCAGGGTGGCGTGGGTGGGACGGGTGGCATCGAGCAGCTCACGCTGGCTGCGTACGGAGATGAACTCACCGGCGGCCATGGACAATGCCCCGGCGAGCAGTCCGGCGATGCCGGTCAGCAGCACCACGGTGGCCCCCACGCCGGTGCCGCCCATACCCATGATCAGCGCGAAGTTGGAGACCAGCCCGTCGTTGGCTCCGAACACGGCCGCGCGGAACCCGCCGGAGAGCTTCTCCCGGCCACGGGCCGCCAAGGCCCGGACCACCTCCTCATGGATCTCCTCATCGGCCGCCATGCCTCGGGTGGCCGCCTCGTCATGGGCGTAGGGCGAATCGCCCTCAGCCCGCTGGGCCAGCGCCAGGACGAACACTGAGCCGAAGATCCGGGCCATCCAGCCCAGCAGCACGCGGTGGGCCGACGGAGAGGGCAGCCGCTGGGAATGCTCGCCCAGCAGGTCGCGCCAGTGCTGCTCGTGCCGTCGCTCCGCGGCGGCCAGTCCCAGCAGGATCTGTCGCTCCTCGCCCTGCTTCCTCTGCGCCAGGTCGGAGTAGAGGCGGCCCTCGGCGATCTCATCGGCGAGGTACTTCTGCCACCGCCTGATCTGCTGTCTGCTCGGCGGGGCAGAGGGCTGGGAGGCGGCGGGGTCGGCGTCGTCGGGGTGCTGGTCCTGGGAGGGGCTCACCCTCCCATTGTTCAGCGGATGGGACTGCCGCATGAAGGGAGCGGAGAACTGTGACGATCCTTCGGGACCCCTAAACCTGTGTGACCCTCGTTTTACCAAGCGTTTCTCAGATTACCCCTGCAGATCCGCA is part of the Nesterenkonia lacusekhoensis genome and encodes:
- a CDS encoding UvrD-helicase domain-containing protein, encoding MDFVFTPPSERSGPSARSAAAGQDAQRGQGAQRGAGQGSDDAGPAVLQEAAASPAAEADPAAGLNPQQREAVLHHGSPLLIVAGAGSGKTSVLTRRIAHMLQSGMARPHEILAITFTNKAAREMKERIAGLVGPTAERMWISTFHSSCVRILRAEAAHLGRKSTFTIYDAADSLRLITTIAKMHDLDPKRFAPRAIKNKISSLKNELVDAETFQATAPNEPFSEAVATVYREYTERLRAANAYDFDDLLAETVWMFDAFPALLDNYRRRFRHVLVDEYQDTNHAQYRLVRQLTGGREDVQTEPAELTVVGDSDQSIYAFRGADIRNIVEFERDYPEATTIKLEQNYRSTQTILDAANGVISQNPGRQEKKLWTDEGEGAPVRLHVAPSENDEADWIARTIDELGDSEGLRPSDVAVFYRTNAQSRSLEERLINRGIPYRVIGGTRFYDRKEIKDALAYLHVINNPDDDVNLRRILNEPKRGIGDRAEGAVAALAQRDRTTFFEALRRAEQAPAIATRSLKAINSFVRMMDDLIQLNQDEKPSVVLEAVLEQSGMMEALRQSKDLQDESRADNLGELVAVVKEYEADASASDASASDAGMSSAEEQPEEAASPDQPAGRGTLAGFLEQVSLIADADAIPSAGDEESERLAREQGQVTLMTLHTAKGLEFPVVFLTGMEHGIFPHSRSMSDPEQLAEERRLAYVGLTRARKRLYLSRAESRHLWGQHQYNPPSQFLSEIPEDLLEHSGSSSSGSLSGGFTGWGSGSIYSGGSPGSRGSASAAYGSANSSHRSASLPGSTAGSAPQQVNPDREVPSLSPGDRVSHRKFGEGEVIAVEGTGDKTVAKVSFTGTEKRLLLRYAPVEKVG
- the sucC gene encoding ADP-forming succinate--CoA ligase subunit beta; translated protein: MDLYEYQARDLFEAHGVPVLAGIVAQTPEEAKAAAEQIGGTVVVKAQVKVGGRGKAGGVKLAKSADEAYEHAQAILGMDIKGHTVNRVMIAQGAEIVEEYYFSILLDRANRNYLAMCSKEGGVEIEQLAEERPEALARVNFDPNTGVTAEVAKDIAQQAGFPAEQHEELAQVFQQLWTVFSEEDATLVEVNPLVKTGEGRIIALDGKVTVDENADFRHPSHSELVDESAEDPLEARAKANDLNYVKLDGQVGIIGNGAGLVMSTLDVVAYAGEAHGGVKPANFLDIGGGASAEVMANGLDVILGDDQVSSVFVNVFGGITSCDAVATGIVKALEILGDAATKPLVVRLDGNNVEEGRRILAEANHPLVTTADTMDAGADKAAELANSALANK
- the sucD gene encoding succinate--CoA ligase subunit alpha, whose amino-acid sequence is MSIYLNKDSKVIVQGITGGEGTKHTRLMLKAGTNIVGGVNARKAGTTVEHQDKDGNDIELPVFGSVSEAMEKSGADVSVAFVPPKFAKDAAIEAIEAGIGLLVVITEGIPVQDSAEFYNLAAQKTGPDGKPVTRIIGPNCPGIITPGEALAGITPANITESGPIGLVSKSGTLTYQMMYELRDIGFSTSIGIGGDPVIGTTHIDALEAFENDPDTKAIVMIGEIGGDAEERAAEYIKANVTKPVVGYVAGFTAPEGKTMGHAGAIVSGSSGTADAKKEALEAAGVKVGKTPSETAELLREVYKG
- a CDS encoding FadR/GntR family transcriptional regulator translates to MPDSAENSSRTPISWEPIPRSRAHELVLDAIEEQVTAGRLAVGDLLPPERELASQLQVSRASVREAIRILESQGALQSQVGSGRSAGTRVTALPSEGLTRLLRMHIGLSNFPLDDVAEARIALERASAMLAAQQAEEPQLAQIDQALEAMERSSTVEEFNDADTAFHVAIAEAAGNRLVADLTTAIRSSLKQTILEAFHSHGAPSEVQITLQEQHHRIHAAIREQEPQRSAELVEEHIRFAMETLPTDGHGED
- a CDS encoding L-lactate permease; translation: MMVQPAPEEQRPMDSIAWYSMLAIAPIVTVGLLLAGFRWPAKYAMPVGYVVAVCVAWLSWDMAPAAIAAASVEGLIIAGTMLYIIFGALLLLATVMASGAMETIKAGFNRISPDRRVQAIIIGWCFGSFIEGTSGYGTTAAVVAPLLLAMGFPAMAAVMVGLIVQTTPVSFGAVGTPILIGVGNGLDQNSDAMQARLLEQDVTYAEYIAEIGLSVALIHAVVGLLIPLIIVTLLTGFFGPERSFADGLRIAPFALYASLAVIVPSALVATFLGPEFPAMLGGLTGLVIVMVTSSKGFLMPKRTFEFGPRSDWETSWTGRIAQEKPKALAAGRRIGMVRAWSPYLVLAGLLVATRVLEPLEELLNTPGVTLFEFSDLLGVEGISPTVEPFYLPGFMLLMAVACGYVIYRMSGSQVLRTWQVAGRQLAGTAAALFFAVPLVRILLQSGTNDSGMESMPVILAEGAAAVSGGYWPFLAPFLGALGAFVAGSNTISNLTFSQFQWSTGSHIGVSPETVVAAQAVGGAGGNPISVHNIVAASATVGLLGREGDLLRRVLPVTLYYCTAAGAISYIIAHGAGLNLGTLVLGTLVLGLPLAAGVVVRRSSAAPRVETPTAGRR
- a CDS encoding alpha-hydroxy acid oxidase; protein product: MVQRQFPKPRDLAPLMQFKKFDFNASRRRLSAALTIEDLRTIAKRRTPKAAFDYTDGAAEGEFSIRRAREGFEDVQFNPSILRDVSAVDTSVSIFGGPSAQPFGIAPTGFTRLMQTEGEAAGAGAAGAAGIPFTLSTLGTTSIEDVQAANPQGRNWFQLYVMKQREISYGLVERAAASGFDTLFFTVDTPVAGARLRDRRNGFSIPPQLSLSTVINAIPRPWWWYDFLTTPPLEFASLSSTGGTVGELLDAAMDPSISFEDLKIIRELFPGKIVVKGVQNVEDSRTLADLGVDGVVLSNHGGRQLDRAPVPFHLLPEVVREVGDDLEVTMDTGIMNGADVVASLAMGAKFTFVGRAYLYGLMAGGRAGVDRAIEILSDQVERTMKLLEVSTVEELEPKHVTQLQRLAPRAQVRPEAARAASGA
- a CDS encoding universal stress protein codes for the protein MTPNPHTLTPLNDAERTLGVVVGFDGSEQSFLALHYAARAAQRRNSQLTVVNAYRLPAQFYSTLAALPPEGEADLPRQDSEAVLAQAHEYLQDYPGHVVAHSVEGDAAGVLVKLSASAQLVVLGGRGRGGFVGRIVGSVATAVPAHAHCPTVIVPASYDPQAGVGPDGGRFSPAQDPRPVVVGVDGSSISRVAALQAAEAAAERGAPLHAIIALLPLDDVTGWYPDIGFDSSYAEQRRRELEEHAQAEAAWLQSRVPGAQVSGVVEVGAADDVLAQRSAEAQLTVVGTRGRGGIRSALLGSTSRSVLTAAAGPVMIVPDLPEPRLEDQPQFPA
- a CDS encoding VIT1/CCC1 transporter family protein, with the translated sequence MRQSHPLNNGRVSPSQDQHPDDADPAASQPSAPPSRQQIRRWQKYLADEIAEGRLYSDLAQRKQGEERQILLGLAAAERRHEQHWRDLLGEHSQRLPSPSAHRVLLGWMARIFGSVFVLALAQRAEGDSPYAHDEAATRGMAADEEIHEEVVRALAARGREKLSGGFRAAVFGANDGLVSNFALIMGMGGTGVGATVVLLTGIAGLLAGALSMAAGEFISVRSQRELLDATRPTHATLRAAPDLDLDHNELVLVYRARGLSREDAEHRALERLGAFECDCRPELSVPKDAEDEADAWDGYEVVGSAWTAAGSSFCFFAVGALIPILPYLIGAVGWIAVGISTALVGTALMCTGAVVGLLSGASPLSRGLRQLAIGLGAAALTYALGAVLGVSVA